ACCACGGTCACCGACGCCTCCGGCAACGGCCGTGACGGCACGGTGAACGGCACCGCCGGCTGGACGGGCGACGGCCAGGGTCTCGCCTTCAACGGTTCGGACACCTACGTCAAGGTGCCGAACGACGTCATGAAGGGCATGAACTCGATCAGCGTCTCCATGGACGTGCTGATGGACGAGTCGCAGTCGGGGCCGTACTTCATCTACGGCTTCGGCAACACCAGCAACGGCACGGGCAACGGCTACCTCTTCGCCACCGGCAACTCCCTGCGCACGGCCATCGCGTCGGGCAACTGGTCGACCGAGCAGAACACCCGCCCCTCCGACTCGCACAACCTGACCCGTTCGGTGTGGAAGCAGCTCACCTACACCCAGACCGGCACCACGGGCGTGCTGTACGAGGACGGCGTGGAGGTCGGCCGCAACACCTCGGTCACCACCACCCCGGGTTCCATCGGCTCGGGCACGACGACCGCCAACTACATAGGCAAGTCGGTCTACACCAGCGACAAGCTCTTCAAGGGCAAGATCCGTGACTTCCGGGTCTACGACCGGGCCCTCGCCGGCTCCGAGGTCGAGCAGCTCTCGCTCCCCATCGCAGCGGAGGGCGTCGCCGCCGACAAGGCCGCCCTCACCCTGGGGGACACCAGCGCGGTGACCGCCGACCTGGACCTGCCGAAGACCGGCACGGCCGGCGGCTCGACCATCACCTGGGCGAGCGACAACACGGACGTGGTCTCGGACTCCGGCGCGGTGACCCGCCCCGCCGCCGGTCAGCCGGACGGCCACGCCACACTGACGGCGACTCTGAAGAAGGGTCCCGCGAGCGCCACCAAGACCTTCGAGGTCACGGTCCTGCCCGCCTTCGACGACACCACCGCCGTCGACCAGGCCGCCGCGGCACTGACCGTGCACAACCTCGACGACGCGCGGGGGAACCTGACGCTCCCGACGTCCGGCGACTTCGCCACGAAGGTGTCCTGGTCCTCCGCGAACACGGCCGTCGTCACCGACGACGGAGTGGTCCAGCGTCCCGCGCACGGCGACGGCGCGACCACCGTGGAGCTGACCGCGACCGTCACCAAGGGCGACGCGAAGAAGAACCGCACCTTCACCGCGAAGGTGCCGGAACTGCCGAAGAAGGAAGCCCTCAAGGGCTATATGTTCAGCTACTTCACCGGCGAGGGCACCTCGGACGGCGAGCAGCTCTACGCGGCCCTCAGCAAGGGCAACGACCCGCTGAAGTGGCGGGAGTTGAACGACGGCAAGCCCGTCCTGACCTCCACGCTCGGTGAGAAGGGTCTGCGCGACCCGTTCATCATCCGCTCCCCCGAGGGCGACAAGTTCTACCAGATCGCCACGGACCTCAAGATCTACGGCAACGGCGACTGGGACGCCTCCCAGCGCACCGGCAGCAAGTCCATCATGGTCTGGGAGTCGACCGACCTGGTCAACTGGACCAACCAGCGCCTGGTGAAGGTCTCCCCCGACTCGGCCGGCAACACCTGGGCCCCGGAGGCGTACTACGACGAGGAGCTCGGCGAGTACGTGGTGTTCTGGGCGTCGAAGCTGTACGACAACGAGGCCCACTCCGGCGACACGTACAACCGCATGATGTACGCGACCACCCGTGACTTCTACACCTTCAGCGAGCCCAAGGTCTGGATCGACCGCGGCTACTCGGTCATCGACTCCACGGTCATCCGGCACGACGGCGAGTACTTCCGCCTCTCCAAGGACGAGCGGAACAACAGCTCCTCCACGCCCAACAGCAAGTTCATCTTCGAGGAGAAGAGCGACACGCTGCGCAACCTCTCCTGGACCGCCGTCGCCGAGGGCATCGGCAAGGGCGAGATGAGCGCGGCCGAGGGCCCGCTGGTGTTCAAGTCGAACACCGAGGAGAAGTGGTACGCGTTCCTGGACGAGTTCGGCGGGCGCGGCTACATCCCCTTCGAGACGACGGACCTGGCCTCCGGCGTCTGGACCCCCTCCACCGGCTACGACCTGCCGTCCAAGCCCCGGCACGGCACCGTCCTCCCGGTCACCCAGGCCGAGTACGACCGGCTGCTGCAGACCTACCAGCCGGACCAGATCATCACCGACGTCGAGGACGTGAAGGTCGAGACGCGTGTCGGTGACGCCCCGGTCCTGCCGGCCACCGTCATCGCCGAGTCGGCGGACGGTGTGAAGCGGCCCGTCGCGGTCACCTGGGAGGCCGTTGACGCGTCGCAGTACGCGCAGGCCGGCACCTTCACGGTGAAGGGCGACATCGCGGGCGACTCGGCGATCGAGGTCACCGCGGAGGTCACGGTCTCCGCCGAGGGCCCCGACGTCCCCGCCGACCTGCTCCTGCACTACGACTTCGACGAGACCGGCGGCAGTATCGCCCGCGACTCCAGCGGCCACGGCTACCACGGCACCTACGTCCGTACGCCCGACTTCGGGACCGGCGTGGACGGCGGCTCGTTCAAGATGTCCGGCGGCAACAGCGGCTCCAGCTCGCCGTACGTCAAGATCCCGAACGGCGTCCTGAAGGACACGAGCAGCGTCACCGTCTCCACGTACGTGAAGTGGAAGGGCGGCGACAACTTCCAGTGGCTGTTCGGGCTCGGCCCCGACAGCAACAAGTACCTGTTCGCCACTCCGTCCAACGGCGGCGGCAAGCTGTTCTCCGCGATCACCAAGGCCACCTGGTCCGGTGAGAAGCAGATGCTCGGCGGCTCCCAGCTCACCCCGGGCGAGTGGAAGCACCTCACCGTCACCCTGAACGGCGCGACCGAGACGGCGGTCCTCTACGTGGACGGCGCCGAGGTCGCCCGCGTCGGCGGGGTCACCATCAAGCCGTCCGACCTGTACGACTCCGCCAAGGACCACTCCGGCTACATCGGCAAGTCCCTGTACTCCCCGGACCCGTACTTCGGCGGCGAGGTCGACGACTTCCGTATCTACAACCGGGCCCTGACGCCGGCCGAGGTCCTGGAGCTCGGCGGCAACACGACCGGGATCGCCGCGGTGACCCACCCGGCGCTCAAGACCGACGCGATCATCACCGACAAGGACAGCAAAGTCGTCCTGCCGCTGACCCCGGGCAGCGATGTCACCGCTCTGGCACCGGAGTTCACCCTCGCCCACGGCGCGACCATCAGCCCGGCCTCCGGCACCCTGCGCGACTTCAGCGAGCCGGTGACGTACGAGGTCACGGGTTCGGACGGGAAGAAGCGCACCTGGACCGTCTCCGCGGTGGTCATGAAGAGCCCGGTCCTGCCCGGTCTCAACGCCGACCCGAACGTCGTCCGCTTCGGTGACACCTTCTACATCTACCCGACCACCGACGGCTTCGAGGGCTGGAGCGGTACGCAGTTCAAGGCGTACTCCTCCAAGGACCTGGTCAACTGGACCGACCACGGTGTCATCCTGGACCTCGGTCCGGACGTCTCCTGGGCGGACAGCAGGGCCTGGGCGCCGGCGATGGAGGAGAAGAACGGCAAGTACTACTTCTACTTCTGCGCCGACGCGAACATCGGTGTCGCGGTCTCCGACTCGCCCACCGGCCCGTTCAAGGACGCGCTCGGCAAGCCGCTGCTGAAGGCCGGTGACCACACGGGCCAGATGATCGACCCGGCGGTCTTCACCGACGACGACGGCACGTCGTACCTCTACTGGGGCAACGGCCGCGCCTACGTGGTCCCGCTCAACGACGACATGGTCTCCTTCGACGCCTCGAAGGTCACCAACATCACGCCGAGCGGCTACAACGAGGGCACCTTCGTCATCAAGCGCAAGGGCACCTACTACTTCATGTGGTCGGAGAACGACACACGTGACGAGAACTACCGGGTCGCCTACGCCACCGGCTCCTCGCCCACCGGTCCCTGGACCAAGCAGGGCGTGATCCTGGAGAAGGACCTCTCGCTCGGTGTGAAGGGCCCCGGCCACCACTCGGTGGTCCACGTCCCGAACACCGACGACTGGTACATCGTCTACCACCGCTTCGCCATCCCCGGCGGTGACGGCACCCACCGCGAGACCACCATCGACAAGCTGGAGTTCGACGCCGACGGCCTGCTGAAGAAGGTCGTGCCGACCCTGGAGAGCATCGACCCGGTCACCATCGCCCGGGCCGGCGCGGACACCTCCGGCAAGGAGGGCGCCAAGATCCAGCTGAACGGCACGGTCTCCGGCGCGGGCACCGCCCAGTGGACGATCGGCAACGACGTGCCCTGCGTCTTCGCCGACGCCAAGTCCGCGAAGACCACGGTCACCTGCGCCGACAACGGCACCTACACGCTCACCCTGACCGGCGGCCGCAGCACCGACACGGCGACCGTGACCGTCACCAACGCCGCCCCGAAGATCACCTCCGCGACCGGCCCCAAGTCCCCGGTGGCGGTCGGCAAGGGCACCTCGGTCACGGCCAAGTTCACCGACCCGGGCACCCGCGACACCCACACCTGCAAGGTCGACTGGAAGGACGGCACCAAGCCCACCGCCGGCAAGGTCGGCGCCGGCGTCTGCAAGGCCGAGCACACCTACCGCAAGGCGGGCATCTTCCGCCCGGTGGTCACCGTCACCGACGACGACGGCGCCTCGGCGAGCAGCACGCTCCCCGAGCTGATCGTCTACGACCGGGCCGCCGGGTCCGCCGCCGGCAAGGGCACCTACACCTCACCGGCCGGGTCCTTCCCGGCAGGGCCGAAGCTGACCGGCACGACGGCCTTCTCCTTCACCGCCAAGTACGGCAAGGGTGACACCAGGCCGTCCGGCAAGGCCGCGCTCGACTTCACCAAGGCCAAGCTGAAGTTCCGCTCCACGGGCTCCGACTGGCTGGTCGTCACCGGCTCGAAGGCGGTCTACCAGGGCTCCGGCACGGTCAACGGCAAGACGGGCTACGCCTTCCGCATCACGGCCACCGACGGCCCGGACACCTTCAGGATCAAGATCTGGAAGAAGTCCACGGGTTCGGTTGTCTACGACAACAAGACGGCCGCGAAGACGAAGGGGATCACGATCGGCCGCAAGTGACCCTCTGAGCGCCACCCAGACCGAGCCGCGTCCGGATACGTTCCGGGCGCGGCTCGGTCCATGGGGTGGGGCGGGTGGTCTCGGGCCAGGCCTCGCGGGCCTGAGAAGCACGGGGCGCAGCCCCTGCTTTGCAGGGGCGCGGGGAGCTGCACGACCAGCCCCCACCGGACCCGCAGCCCGCGGCGCCCGGGAATCCCCCCACCCCCAGAACGTTGAACCCCATATGACCCCGCCCCTCTCCTCCGCACTCTCCTCGACCCGCTTCTCCGTCCTCGACCGCTCCCGCACCCGCGAGAACCACCCCGCCCCCGAGGCCCTGCGGGACACCGTGCGGCTGGCCCGGGACGCGGAACGGCTCGGATTCCACCGCTTCTGGGTGTCGGAGCACCACGGCGTACCCGGCGTGGCCGGCTCCGCCCCCACGGTCCTGGCCGCTGCCGTCGCCGCGGCCACCCGCACCATCCGCGTGGGCACCGGCGGGGTCATGCTCCCCAACCACCGTCCGCTGATCGTCGCGGAGCAGTTCGGCGTCCTGGAGTCCCTGTTCCCGGGGCGGATCGACATGGGCCTCGGCCGCTCCGTCGGTTTCACGGACGGCGTCCGCCGGGCCCTGGGCCGGGACAAGGACGCCGCCGACACGGCGGATTTCGAGGGGCAGCTCGACGAACTGCTGGGCTGGTTCGCCGGGACCTCCCCGACCGGGGTGCACGCCCGCCCCCCGGAGGGCCTCACCGTCCCCCCGTTCGTGCTCGCGATGGGCGAGGGCGCCGACATCGCCGCGCGGGCGGGCCTGCCGATGGTGATCGGCGATCTCCGCGACCGCGAGCGGATGAGGCACGGCATCGACCGCTACCGCGCGGGGTTCCGTCCGTCCGCGTGGGCCGAGGAGCCGTACGTCGTCGTCTCCGG
The DNA window shown above is from Streptomyces akebiae and carries:
- a CDS encoding LLM class flavin-dependent oxidoreductase — encoded protein: MTPPLSSALSSTRFSVLDRSRTRENHPAPEALRDTVRLARDAERLGFHRFWVSEHHGVPGVAGSAPTVLAAAVAAATRTIRVGTGGVMLPNHRPLIVAEQFGVLESLFPGRIDMGLGRSVGFTDGVRRALGRDKDAADTADFEGQLDELLGWFAGTSPTGVHARPPEGLTVPPFVLAMGEGADIAARAGLPMVIGDLRDRERMRHGIDRYRAGFRPSAWAEEPYVVVSGTIAVAGTPEEARRILLPEAWAMAHSRTHGTFPPLAPAEEIERRTMTARERGFYERGLTGQVHGTEEQVAHELESLIKETGAQEVLVTTSTYDREALLDSYTRLARIAGLG
- a CDS encoding family 43 glycosylhydrolase, which produces MTYIARLRGRARRWAGPLAGLTAASLLLGLAGPAAPAAADDADLTDGLALWYKLDATSGTTVTDASGNGRDGTVNGTAGWTGDGQGLAFNGSDTYVKVPNDVMKGMNSISVSMDVLMDESQSGPYFIYGFGNTSNGTGNGYLFATGNSLRTAIASGNWSTEQNTRPSDSHNLTRSVWKQLTYTQTGTTGVLYEDGVEVGRNTSVTTTPGSIGSGTTTANYIGKSVYTSDKLFKGKIRDFRVYDRALAGSEVEQLSLPIAAEGVAADKAALTLGDTSAVTADLDLPKTGTAGGSTITWASDNTDVVSDSGAVTRPAAGQPDGHATLTATLKKGPASATKTFEVTVLPAFDDTTAVDQAAAALTVHNLDDARGNLTLPTSGDFATKVSWSSANTAVVTDDGVVQRPAHGDGATTVELTATVTKGDAKKNRTFTAKVPELPKKEALKGYMFSYFTGEGTSDGEQLYAALSKGNDPLKWRELNDGKPVLTSTLGEKGLRDPFIIRSPEGDKFYQIATDLKIYGNGDWDASQRTGSKSIMVWESTDLVNWTNQRLVKVSPDSAGNTWAPEAYYDEELGEYVVFWASKLYDNEAHSGDTYNRMMYATTRDFYTFSEPKVWIDRGYSVIDSTVIRHDGEYFRLSKDERNNSSSTPNSKFIFEEKSDTLRNLSWTAVAEGIGKGEMSAAEGPLVFKSNTEEKWYAFLDEFGGRGYIPFETTDLASGVWTPSTGYDLPSKPRHGTVLPVTQAEYDRLLQTYQPDQIITDVEDVKVETRVGDAPVLPATVIAESADGVKRPVAVTWEAVDASQYAQAGTFTVKGDIAGDSAIEVTAEVTVSAEGPDVPADLLLHYDFDETGGSIARDSSGHGYHGTYVRTPDFGTGVDGGSFKMSGGNSGSSSPYVKIPNGVLKDTSSVTVSTYVKWKGGDNFQWLFGLGPDSNKYLFATPSNGGGKLFSAITKATWSGEKQMLGGSQLTPGEWKHLTVTLNGATETAVLYVDGAEVARVGGVTIKPSDLYDSAKDHSGYIGKSLYSPDPYFGGEVDDFRIYNRALTPAEVLELGGNTTGIAAVTHPALKTDAIITDKDSKVVLPLTPGSDVTALAPEFTLAHGATISPASGTLRDFSEPVTYEVTGSDGKKRTWTVSAVVMKSPVLPGLNADPNVVRFGDTFYIYPTTDGFEGWSGTQFKAYSSKDLVNWTDHGVILDLGPDVSWADSRAWAPAMEEKNGKYYFYFCADANIGVAVSDSPTGPFKDALGKPLLKAGDHTGQMIDPAVFTDDDGTSYLYWGNGRAYVVPLNDDMVSFDASKVTNITPSGYNEGTFVIKRKGTYYFMWSENDTRDENYRVAYATGSSPTGPWTKQGVILEKDLSLGVKGPGHHSVVHVPNTDDWYIVYHRFAIPGGDGTHRETTIDKLEFDADGLLKKVVPTLESIDPVTIARAGADTSGKEGAKIQLNGTVSGAGTAQWTIGNDVPCVFADAKSAKTTVTCADNGTYTLTLTGGRSTDTATVTVTNAAPKITSATGPKSPVAVGKGTSVTAKFTDPGTRDTHTCKVDWKDGTKPTAGKVGAGVCKAEHTYRKAGIFRPVVTVTDDDGASASSTLPELIVYDRAAGSAAGKGTYTSPAGSFPAGPKLTGTTAFSFTAKYGKGDTRPSGKAALDFTKAKLKFRSTGSDWLVVTGSKAVYQGSGTVNGKTGYAFRITATDGPDTFRIKIWKKSTGSVVYDNKTAAKTKGITIGRK